The proteins below are encoded in one region of Flavobacterium nackdongense:
- a CDS encoding 3'-5' exonuclease → MELKLNKPICFFDLETTGTDVAKDRIVEIAIFKVFPNGNKESKTWLVNPTIPIPPQCTAIHGISNEKVANEPSFKELASQIYTMIKDSDLAGYNSDRFDIPLLAEEMLRAGVDFDMKNRVSVDVQTIFHKKEERTLSAALKFYCGQNLENAHSAEADTMATYEIMLAQLERYPDLENDIKSLAEYTTRKKIADFAGMIAFDKDGEEIFTFGKHKGAKVDKILETEPGYFSWIQNADFPLYTKKVLTAIKLRKLNTK, encoded by the coding sequence ATGGAGCTCAAGCTTAACAAACCAATTTGTTTTTTCGACCTCGAAACCACAGGGACTGATGTTGCCAAAGATCGAATCGTTGAAATAGCAATTTTTAAAGTTTTTCCAAACGGAAATAAAGAAAGCAAAACTTGGTTGGTCAACCCAACTATTCCTATTCCTCCTCAATGTACAGCAATTCACGGCATCAGCAATGAGAAAGTGGCTAATGAGCCTAGTTTTAAGGAATTGGCGTCTCAGATATACACTATGATAAAGGATTCCGATTTGGCGGGATACAATTCTGACCGTTTCGACATTCCGTTGTTAGCCGAAGAAATGCTGCGTGCCGGAGTAGATTTCGATATGAAAAATAGAGTTTCGGTTGATGTTCAAACCATATTTCACAAAAAAGAGGAGCGCACATTGAGTGCAGCTTTGAAGTTTTATTGTGGTCAAAATCTCGAAAATGCACATTCTGCCGAGGCCGATACGATGGCAACTTACGAAATTATGTTAGCACAATTAGAGCGGTATCCCGATTTAGAAAATGATATAAAGTCATTGGCAGAATATACCACTAGAAAGAAGATAGCTGATTTTGCAGGGATGATCGCTTTCGACAAGGATGGCGAAGAGATATTCACCTTCGGAAAGCATAAAGGAGCTAAAGTGGATAAAATATTAGAGACTGAACCTGGTTATTTTAGCTGGATTCAGAATGCTGATTTCCCATTGTATACTAAAAAAGTGTTGACAGCGATAAAGTTAAGAAAATTGAATACGAAATAG